The following proteins are encoded in a genomic region of Brachypodium distachyon strain Bd21 chromosome 1, Brachypodium_distachyon_v3.0, whole genome shotgun sequence:
- the LOC100839468 gene encoding protein Brevis radix-like 4 isoform X1, producing the protein MLACIACVKQEEGGGGGHGARADNGDTPTTCRDPVKSLTSQLKDMVLKLSGTHRQPGGGPRRRGGSPPPTRTTSLYRSGYYRPGVVQDDMAVPPATYLGHGHGGGASSTASSTPAWERPPGNGDAAARGEWVAQVEPGVQITFVSLSGTGGGAGGGNDLKRIRFSREMYDKWQAQRWWAENNERIMELYNVRRFSPRHDHVLPPSSDAGDPEQRESFYSQMGSTRASSPAATPSPAPETSATWAAAFARAAPPPPPSAARQHSFRGPLSPPPPSSSNPSERAWQQQKQSQQNDGGVEPARTTTSSCRDDDASVSNASELEVTEWVIQDQPGVYITVRELPDGARELRRVRFSREKFAELNAKLWWEENKERIHAQYL; encoded by the exons atgctggCGTGCATCGCGTGCGTGAAGcaggaagaaggcggcggcggcggccatggcgcccgGGCCGACAACGGCGATACTCCGACGACCTGCAGGGACCCCGTCAAGTCGCTCACTTCCCAG CTAAAGGACATGGTGCTGAAGCTGTCAGGCACGCACCGGCAGCCGGGCGGCGGCCcgaggcggcggggcgggtcgccgccgccgactcgtACGACGTCGCTGTACCGCAGCGGCTACTACCGCCCGGGCGTGGTGCAGGACGACATGGCGGTGCCGCCAGCCACCTAcctcggccacggccacggcggcggcgcgtcgagCACGGCGAgctcgacgccggcgtggGAGCGGCCGCCAGGCAACGgagacgcggcggcgaggggggaGTGGGTGGCGCAGGTGGAGCCCGGCGTGCAGATCACCTTCGTCTCcctctccggcaccggcggcggcgcgggcggcgggaaCGATCTGAAGCGGATCCGGTTCAGCCGGGAGATGTACGACAAGTGGCAGGCGCAGCGGTGGTGGGCGGAGAACAACGAGCGGATCATGGAGCTCTACAACGTCCGCCGCTTCTCCCCCCGCCACGACCACGTCCTCCCCCCCAGCTCCGACGCCGGCGACCCCGAG CAGAGGGAGTCGTTCTACTCGCAGATGGGCTCGACGAGGGCATCGAGCCCGGCGgccacgccgtcgccggctCCAGAGACGAGCGCCACCtgggccgccgccttcgcccgcgccgccccgccgccgccgccctccgccgcgaggCAGCACAGCTTCCGCGGCccgctgtcgccgccgccgccgtcgtcgtccaaCCCGTCGGAGCGCGCctggcagcagcagaagcagagcCAGCAGAacgacggcggcgtggagcCGGCGAGGACGACCACCTCGTCGTGCAGGGACGACGACGCGTCCGTCAGCAACGCCAGCGAGCTCGAGGTCACCGAGTGGGTCATCCAGGACCAGCCCGGCGTCTACATCACCGTCCGCGAGCTCCCCGACGGCGcccgcgagctccgccgcgTCCGATTCAG CCGTGAGAAGTTTGCGGAGCTGAATGCGAAGCTGTGGTGGGAGGAGAACAAGGAGAGGATACACGCACAGTACCTCTAG
- the LOC100836408 gene encoding uncharacterized protein LOC100836408 has protein sequence MATARLRSATATSLRGILLRHCSVGPATGTPHAVSRATDFQVPGSATWRHFSTCRPNPLAKGDNFGSVASLYIQARWASHATAVKETDPSGGKISIGPKSKQIKEDDKDDEGLVYQGPISSTIKKVKLLSLSTCCLSVSLGPVITFMTSPDMNVILKGGVASTVIFLSATTTAALHWFVSPYIHKLRWRQGSDSFEAEIMSWLATPLKKTIKFADIRPAETNRPFVTFRAEGNFYFVDAEHFSNKALLERLTPKHPNESAFKNL, from the exons atggcgacggcgaggcTGCGGTCAGCGACGGCGACCTCCCTCCGcggcatcctcctccgccactgcTCCGTGGGGCCCGCCACCGGGACCCCGCACGCCGTCTCCCGCGCCACAG ATTTTCAGGTTCCTGGATCTGCAACATGGAGGCATTTCTCAACATGCAGACCTAATCCTCTTGCAAAAGGAGATAACTTTGGTTCAGTCGCTTCGTTGTACATCCAGGCAAGATGGGCTTCTCATGCCACTGCTGTTAAAGAAACTGACCCCAGTGGTGGCAAGATAAGCATTGGTCCCAAATCTAAGCAGATCAAGGAGGACGACAAAGATGACGAGGGACTGGTTTATCAGGGGCCGATCTCATCAACCATAAAGAAAGTGAAGCTTCTCTCCCTGTCCACCTGCTGCCTATCGGTGTCGCTAGGCCCTGTGATAACATTCATGACATCACCGGACATGAATGTAATCCTCAAGGGAGGAGTTGCGTCCACTGTGATTTTCCTCAGTGCCACTACAACTGCAGCCTTGCACTGGTTTGTGAGCCCATACATTCACAAGCTGAGGTGGCGACAAGGTTCAGATAGCTTCGAGGCAGAGATAATGTCATGGCTGGCTACACCACTGAAAAAGACAATCAAGTTTGCTGACATCAGGCCTGCGGAAACTAACCGTCCTTTTGTCACCTTTAGGGCAGAGGGGAACTTCTACTTTGTCGATGCCGAGCACTTCTCAAACAAGGCCTTGTTGGAAAGGCTCACACCTAAGCATCCTAACGAGTCTGCATTCAAAAACCTGTGA
- the LOC100824755 gene encoding cleavage and polyadenylation specificity factor subunit 3-I, producing the protein MASVAPAGKRPASGGREGDQMVITPLGAGSEVGRSCVHMTFKGRTVLFDCGIHPAYSGMAALPYFDEIDPSAIDVLLVTHFHLDHAASLPYFLEKTTFKGRVFMTHATKAIYRLLLSDYVKVSKVSVEDMLFDEQDIIRSMDKIEVIDFHQTLEVNGIRFWCYTAGHVLGAAMFMVDIAGVRILYTGDYSREEDRHLKAAEIPQFSPDVCIVESTYGVQQHQPRHVREKRFTDAIHNTVSQGGRVLIPAFALGRAQELLLILDEYWSNHPELQKIPIYYASPLAKKCMAVYQTYINSMNERIRNQFAQSNPFHFKHIEPLNSIDNFHDVGPSVVMASPGSLQSGLSRQLFDKWCTDKKNTCVIPGYVIEGTLAKTIINEPREVTLANGLTAPLHMQIFYISFSAHADFPQTSGFLDELRPPNIILVHGEANEMGRLKQKLITQFDGTNIKIVSPKNCQSVEMYFSSEKMAKTIGRLAEKVPDVGEPVSGLLVKKGFTYQIMAPEDLRVYTQLSTANVTQQIAVPYSGSFEVIKYRLKQIYESVESCPEEPEVPTLIVHERVTIRLESESYVTLQWSSDPISDMVSDSVVAMILNIGREGPKVVPVEEAEKTQDETEKVARKVVYALMVSLFADVKVAEEGKLVISVDGDVAHLDGSSGDVECENAALKERIKTAFRRIQGAVRPIPLSSS; encoded by the exons ATGGCATCCGTCGCGCCAGCGGGGAAGCGGCCGGCGTCGGGCGGGCGGGAGGGGGACCAGATGGTGATCACGCcgctcggcgccggcagcgAGGTCGGCCGCTCCTGCGTTCACATGACCTTCAAGGGCCGCACCGTCCTC TTCGACTGCGGCATCCACCCAGCCTACTCCGGCATGGCGGCGCTGCCCTACTTCGACGAGATCGACCCCTCCGCCATCGACGTCCTCCTCGTCACCCA CTTTCACTTGGACCACGCCGCCTCGCTGCCATACTTCCTGGAGAAG ACCACGTTCAAAGGCCGCGTGTTCATGAcacatgccaccaaggcaaTTTACAGGTTGCTGCTCTCGGATTATGTCAAAGTGAGCAAAGTTTCTGTCGAGGACATGCTGTTTGATGAGCAGGACATTATCCGTTCCATGGATAAAATCGAG GTCATAGACTTCCACCAGACATTGGAAGTTAATGGGATACGCTTCTGGTGCTATACTGCTGGTCATGTACTTGGTGCTGCCATGTTCATGGTGGACATTGCTGGTGTTCGCATTCTTTACACTGGTGACTACTCTCGTGAAGAAGACCGACACCTGAAAGCTGCCGAGATACCCCAGTTTTCCCCTGATGTTTGCATTGTCGAGTCAACTTATGGTGTGCAGCAACACCAACCCCGTCATGTAAGAGAGAAGCGCTTCACCGATGCCATCCACAACACTGTTTCACAAGGGGGCCGTGTTCTTATCCCGGCGTTTGCTCTTGGTAGAGCCCAGGAACTGCTGCTTATCCTGGATGAGTATTGGTCTAACCACCCGGAGCTCCAGAAGATTCCAATCTATTATGCCTCCCCTCTTGCGAAGAAGTGTATGGCTGTCTATCAGACATATATAAACTCCATGAATGAAAGGATTAGAAACCAGTTTGCACAATCCAATCCCTTCCATTTCAAACACATTGAACCTTTGAATAGCATAGACAATTTTCATGATGTGGGTCCGTCGGTGGTGATGGCAAGTCCAGGTAGCCTCCAAAGTGGCCTCTCCAGGCAGCTCTTTGACAAGTGGTGCACAGATAAGAAGAACACATGTGTTATTCCAGGTTACGTTATCGAAGGCACCCTTGCAAAGACCATTATCAACGAGCCTAGAGAAGTGACGTTGGCGAATGGGCTCACCGCTCCACTTCATATGCAGATCTTCTACATCTCCTTTTCAGCTCATGCTGATTTCCCTCAGACGAGCGGCTTCTTGGATGAGCTTCGACCTCCTAACATTATTCTTGTACATGGAGAGGCAAATGAGATGGGGAGGCTGAAACAGAAACTTATTACTCAGTTTGATGGAACAAACATAAAAATTGTGTCGCCGAAGAACTGCCAGTCAGTGGAGATGTATTTCAGCTCTGAGAAAATGGCCAAGACGATTGGCAGATTGGCAGAAAAGGTACCAGATGTGGGAGAACCAGTTAGTGGCTTACTCGTGAAGAAGGGCTTCACGTATCAGATTATGGCCCCTGAGGATCTCCGTGTGTACACACAGTTATCTACAGCTAACGTTACACAGCAGATCGCTGTCCCGTATTCTGGTTCCTTTGAAGTCATAAAGTACAGACTGAAGCAAATATATGAGAGCGTGGAGTCATGTCCTGAAGAACCTGAGGTTCCGACGCTGATCGTGCACGAGAGAGTGACCATTCGCCTAGAGTCAGAAAGTTATGTTACGCTCCAGTGGTCCTCAGATCCCATAAGTGACATGGTGTCTGATTCTGTAGTGGCTATGATCTTAAACATAGGCCGCGAAGGTCCAAAGGTTGTTCCGGTCGAAGAAGCCGAGAAGACACAGGACGAAACGGAAAAGGTGGCACGAAAGGTAGTATACGCTCTTATGGTGTCACTCTTCGCTGATGTTAAAGTTgcagaggaagggaagcttgTCATATCCGTGGACGGAGACGTTGCACACTTGGACGGCAGCAGTGGTGATGTTGAATGTGAAAATGCTGCTCTGAAGGAAAGGATTAAGACTGCATTCCGTCGCATACAGGGTGCAGTGAGACCAATCCCACTTTCATCCTCTTGA
- the LOC100839468 gene encoding protein Brevis radix-like 4 isoform X2 gives MLACIACVKQEEGGGGGHGARADNGDTPTTCRDPVKSLTSQLKDMVLKLSGTHRQPGGGPRRRGGSPPPTRTTSLYRSGYYRPGVVQDDMAVPPATYLGHGHGGGASSTASSTPAWERPPGNGDAAARGEWVAQVEPGVQITFVSLSGTGGGAGGGNDLKRIRFSREMYDKWQAQRWWAENNERIMELYNVRRFSPRHDHVLPPSSDAGDPERESFYSQMGSTRASSPAATPSPAPETSATWAAAFARAAPPPPPSAARQHSFRGPLSPPPPSSSNPSERAWQQQKQSQQNDGGVEPARTTTSSCRDDDASVSNASELEVTEWVIQDQPGVYITVRELPDGARELRRVRFSREKFAELNAKLWWEENKERIHAQYL, from the exons atgctggCGTGCATCGCGTGCGTGAAGcaggaagaaggcggcggcggcggccatggcgcccgGGCCGACAACGGCGATACTCCGACGACCTGCAGGGACCCCGTCAAGTCGCTCACTTCCCAG CTAAAGGACATGGTGCTGAAGCTGTCAGGCACGCACCGGCAGCCGGGCGGCGGCCcgaggcggcggggcgggtcgccgccgccgactcgtACGACGTCGCTGTACCGCAGCGGCTACTACCGCCCGGGCGTGGTGCAGGACGACATGGCGGTGCCGCCAGCCACCTAcctcggccacggccacggcggcggcgcgtcgagCACGGCGAgctcgacgccggcgtggGAGCGGCCGCCAGGCAACGgagacgcggcggcgaggggggaGTGGGTGGCGCAGGTGGAGCCCGGCGTGCAGATCACCTTCGTCTCcctctccggcaccggcggcggcgcgggcggcgggaaCGATCTGAAGCGGATCCGGTTCAGCCGGGAGATGTACGACAAGTGGCAGGCGCAGCGGTGGTGGGCGGAGAACAACGAGCGGATCATGGAGCTCTACAACGTCCGCCGCTTCTCCCCCCGCCACGACCACGTCCTCCCCCCCAGCTCCGACGCCGGCGACCCCGAG AGGGAGTCGTTCTACTCGCAGATGGGCTCGACGAGGGCATCGAGCCCGGCGgccacgccgtcgccggctCCAGAGACGAGCGCCACCtgggccgccgccttcgcccgcgccgccccgccgccgccgccctccgccgcgaggCAGCACAGCTTCCGCGGCccgctgtcgccgccgccgccgtcgtcgtccaaCCCGTCGGAGCGCGCctggcagcagcagaagcagagcCAGCAGAacgacggcggcgtggagcCGGCGAGGACGACCACCTCGTCGTGCAGGGACGACGACGCGTCCGTCAGCAACGCCAGCGAGCTCGAGGTCACCGAGTGGGTCATCCAGGACCAGCCCGGCGTCTACATCACCGTCCGCGAGCTCCCCGACGGCGcccgcgagctccgccgcgTCCGATTCAG CCGTGAGAAGTTTGCGGAGCTGAATGCGAAGCTGTGGTGGGAGGAGAACAAGGAGAGGATACACGCACAGTACCTCTAG
- the LOC100839468 gene encoding protein Brevis radix-like 4 isoform X3, which produces MRVGDMQSCKCYNLGLKDMVLKLSGTHRQPGGGPRRRGGSPPPTRTTSLYRSGYYRPGVVQDDMAVPPATYLGHGHGGGASSTASSTPAWERPPGNGDAAARGEWVAQVEPGVQITFVSLSGTGGGAGGGNDLKRIRFSREMYDKWQAQRWWAENNERIMELYNVRRFSPRHDHVLPPSSDAGDPEQRESFYSQMGSTRASSPAATPSPAPETSATWAAAFARAAPPPPPSAARQHSFRGPLSPPPPSSSNPSERAWQQQKQSQQNDGGVEPARTTTSSCRDDDASVSNASELEVTEWVIQDQPGVYITVRELPDGARELRRVRFSREKFAELNAKLWWEENKERIHAQYL; this is translated from the exons ATGAGAGTGGGAGATATGCAATCCTGCAAATGCTACAATCTAGGA CTAAAGGACATGGTGCTGAAGCTGTCAGGCACGCACCGGCAGCCGGGCGGCGGCCcgaggcggcggggcgggtcgccgccgccgactcgtACGACGTCGCTGTACCGCAGCGGCTACTACCGCCCGGGCGTGGTGCAGGACGACATGGCGGTGCCGCCAGCCACCTAcctcggccacggccacggcggcggcgcgtcgagCACGGCGAgctcgacgccggcgtggGAGCGGCCGCCAGGCAACGgagacgcggcggcgaggggggaGTGGGTGGCGCAGGTGGAGCCCGGCGTGCAGATCACCTTCGTCTCcctctccggcaccggcggcggcgcgggcggcgggaaCGATCTGAAGCGGATCCGGTTCAGCCGGGAGATGTACGACAAGTGGCAGGCGCAGCGGTGGTGGGCGGAGAACAACGAGCGGATCATGGAGCTCTACAACGTCCGCCGCTTCTCCCCCCGCCACGACCACGTCCTCCCCCCCAGCTCCGACGCCGGCGACCCCGAG CAGAGGGAGTCGTTCTACTCGCAGATGGGCTCGACGAGGGCATCGAGCCCGGCGgccacgccgtcgccggctCCAGAGACGAGCGCCACCtgggccgccgccttcgcccgcgccgccccgccgccgccgccctccgccgcgaggCAGCACAGCTTCCGCGGCccgctgtcgccgccgccgccgtcgtcgtccaaCCCGTCGGAGCGCGCctggcagcagcagaagcagagcCAGCAGAacgacggcggcgtggagcCGGCGAGGACGACCACCTCGTCGTGCAGGGACGACGACGCGTCCGTCAGCAACGCCAGCGAGCTCGAGGTCACCGAGTGGGTCATCCAGGACCAGCCCGGCGTCTACATCACCGTCCGCGAGCTCCCCGACGGCGcccgcgagctccgccgcgTCCGATTCAG CCGTGAGAAGTTTGCGGAGCTGAATGCGAAGCTGTGGTGGGAGGAGAACAAGGAGAGGATACACGCACAGTACCTCTAG
- the LOC100822170 gene encoding uncharacterized protein LOC100822170, which yields MAAEGEATPKPSSSPPAQEDEAAAAAGGIEPLAATYLGLAFALFLASLPGGGARHVASLQSRGRVLASRLLAAEDALRQLRARRREDARANARAAEIFAGHRASWTDAERRLLARAAAAEDEAAALRARAERLEREAAERDELLSALLAANGSGSGADLLRPGFRDEEEDDEARMAEQEPLDPAEAYGGDSDAEALAAAAALYAQQRQQQEGFGDNFYTTAAAASGMPPWMERPKGWQDMKYESAESMYNTKHPVPRRESPWKVDVESSGVPAKLRLLEQELINLEKVGNGDLSKIPLVMRKQVKRYQTLAGKIDDLCKRMQASDPGDSTLSSEFRTQRQTEYLLEAFHLQHRATETRQKLSTLQAETAKSSLGDELTAEAKTSTRRALSSFRNNFKEIQRSLEIWLARILGDLEGMLARDGASRIRDYILSPYASAVR from the exons ATGGCGGCCGAGGGCGAGGCGACGCCCAAgccctcttcttccccgccggcgcaggaggacgaggccgccgccgccgccggtggaaTCGAGCCGCTGGCCGCCACGTACCTCGGCCTCGCCTTCGCGCTCTtcctcgcctccctccccggcggcggcgcgcgccacGTCGCGTCGCTGCAGTCCCGGGGCCGCGTGCTGGCGTCGCGGCTCCTGGCGGCCGAGGACGCGCTGCGGCAgctccgcgcgcgccgccgcgaggaCGCCCGCGCcaacgcccgcgccgccgagaTCTTCGCGGGCCACCGGGCCTCCTGGACGGAcgccgagcgccgcctcctcgcccgcgccgccgcggccgaggACGAGGCCGCGGCGCTCCGGGCGCGCGCGGAGCGACTCGAGCGCGAGGCCGCCGAGCGCGACGAGCTCCTCTccgcgctcctcgccgccaacggctccggctccggcgccgacctcctccgccccggcttccgtgacgaggaggaagacgacgaagCGCGGATGGCGGAGCAGGAGCCGTTGGATCCGGCCGAGGCTTACGGCGGCGACAGCGACGCGGAGGCtctggccgccgcggcggcgctctacgctcagcagcggcagcagcaggaagGATTCGGCGACAACTTCTACaccacggcggcagcggcgtcgggaATGCCGCCTTGGATGGAGCGACCAAAAGGGTGGCAG GACATGAAGTATGAATCTGCTGAGTCGATGTACAACACAAAACATCCCGTACCACG GAGAGAATCACCTTGGAAGGTGGATGTGGAATCATCAGGAGTTCCTGCAAAGCTTCGGCTGCTTGAGCAGGAGTTAATTAATCTGGAGAAGGTTGGAAATGGAGATTTATCCAAGATTCCATTGGTGATGAGAAAGCAAGTAAAAAGATACCAAACTCTTGCCGGGAAGATTGATGATCTTTGCAAACGAATG CAAGCAAGTGACCCCGGTGATTCGACACTCAGCTCAGAGTTCAGAACGCAGAGGCAAACAGAGTACTTGCTGGAAGCATTCCACCTGCAGCACCGAGCAACTGAGACAAGGCAGAAGCTCAGCACACTGCAAGCAGAGACCGCAAAAAGCAGCTTAGGTGATGAGCTGACAGCAGAGGCCAAAACGAGCACAAGAAGAGCACTAAGTTCGTTCAGGAACAATTTCAAAGAAATCCAGCGAAGCCTGGAGATTTGGCTTGCAAGGATCCTGGGAGACCTTGAGGGCATGTTGGCGAGGGATGGGGCATCACGCATAAGAGATTACATTTTGTCTCCCTATGCATCTGCTGTTCGATGA
- the LOC100821862 gene encoding non-specific phospholipase C4 codes for MAGKIKTVVVLVQENRSFDHMLGWMKSLNPEIDGVTGTETNHVIAGDASSKAVVFSDKSEYVDPDPGHSIQAIYEQVYGTPFVDATATPITPSSPATMAGFAQQAEKEKPGMSETVMSGFKPDAVPVYKELAKEFAVCDRWFASNPASTQPNRLFVHSGTSHGLVSNDTKTLVAGLPQKTIFDSLDDAGLSFGIYYQFPPATLLYRNLRQLKYLDNFHQYDLSFRRHCREGKLPNYVVVEQRYFDLANIGLPGNDDHPSHDVGEGQRFVKEVYEALRAGKQWEETLLVVTYDEHGGFYDHVPPPSGAGVVPSPDGIVSAPPFFFNFDRLGVRVPAFFISPWIEPGTVVHRPAHGPEPTSEFEHSSIPATVKAIFGLPSFLTKRDAWAGTFDTVLTRQTPRKDCPTKLPEPVKMKRLTAVAAAAPVISEFQAELVQLAAALNGDHAREDYPEKLVEGMTVPEAVSYCNDAFKAFRDECERCKSCGMDGSHVPILPLPAPPAPPAPEKKNSFPSKILACFACGRS; via the coding sequence ATGGCGGGCAAGATCAAGACGGTGGTGGTGTTGGTGCAGGAGAACCGGTCGTTCGACCACATGCTGGGCTGGATGAAGTCCCTCAACCCGGAGATCGACGGCGTCACGGGAACCGAGACCAACCACGTCATCGCCGGCGACGCGTCCTCCAAggccgtcgtcttctccgacaAGTCCGAGTACGTGGACCCGGACCCGGGCCACTCCATCCAAGCCATCTACGAGCAAGTCTACGGCACGCCCTTCGTCGACGCCACCGCCACACCGATCAccccttcttccccggcgACGATGGCCGGCTTCGCGCAGCAAGCCGAGAAGGAGAAGCCCGGGATGTCGGAGACCGTGATGAGCGGGTTCAAGCCCGACGCCGTGCCCGTTTAcaaggagctcgccaaggagTTCGCCGTGTGCGACCGCTGGTTCGCGTCGAACCCGGCGTCGACGCAGCCCAACCGGCTCTTCGTGCACTCCGGCACCTCCCATGGCCTCGTCAGCAACGACACTAAAACCCTCGTCGCCGGCTTGCCACAGAAGACCATCTTTGACAGTCTCGACGATGCCGGCCTTTCGTTCGGCATCTACTACCAGTTCCCGCCGGCCACGCTCTTGTACCGCAACCTCCGGCAGCTCAAGTATCTTGACAACTTCCATCAGTACGATCTCTCGTTCCGTCGCCATTGCCGGGAAGGGAAGCTTCCCAATTATGTCGTCGTCGAGCAGCGGTACTTCGATCTCGCAAATATAGGGCTCCCCGGGAACGATGATCACCCTTCCCATGATGTCGGCGAGGGGCAGAGGTTCGTGAAGGAGGTGTATGAAGCTCTCAGGGCCGGGAAGCAATGGGAGGAGACGCTGCTAGTTGTGACGTATGACGAGCATGGGGGATTTTACGACCATGTCCCGCCGCcttccggcgccggcgtcgtgCCCAGCCCCGACGGCATCGTCTCTGCGCCGCCGTTCTTCTTCAACTTCGACCGCCTCGGGGTCCGCGTCCCGGCCTTCTTCATTTCGCCGTGGATCGAGCCTGGGACGGTGGTGCACCGGCCGGCCCATGGGCCGGAGCCCACGTCGGAGTTCGAGCACTCCTCCATCCCAGCCACCGTGAAGGCCATCTTCGGCCTCCCGAGCTTCCTCACCAAGCGCGACGCCTGGGCCGGGACATTTGACACCGTGCTCACCCGGCAAACGCCGCGGAAGGACTGCCCTACCAAGCTGCCGGAGCCGGTGAAGATGAAGCGTctgacggcggtggcggcggcggcgccggtgatCTCGGAGTTCCAGGCGGAGCTGGtgcagctggcggcggcgctcaaCGGCGACCACGCCAGGGAGGACTACCCGGAGAAGCTGGTGGAGGGCATGACGGTGCCGGAGGCGGTCAGCTACTGCAACGACGCCTTCAAGGCGTTCCGCGACGAGTGCGAACGCTGCAAGAGCTGCGGCATGGATGGGTCCCATGTCCCCATCTTGCctctgccggcgccgccagcaccaccggcgccggagaagaagaatagCTTCCCGTCCAAGATTCTGGCTTGCTTTGCGTGTGGCCGTTCTTAG